One window of the Cryptomeria japonica chromosome 7, Sugi_1.0, whole genome shotgun sequence genome contains the following:
- the LOC131074586 gene encoding uncharacterized protein LOC131074586 — protein sequence MAFEMRVAVAISLALLGLQSVLVMGEGVECEKLPVEMCAFSVSSSGARCVLEKKYTFVASTHESSVEYQCQSSGVMAEKIMEWIESDECLQSCGLQRMSVGMSTDDLSKNSHFTSKLCSDKCQNSCPNIVNLYLNLAAGEGIYLPHLCEAHKTRSRRMIFETVAPGPTVKTFSLAGLAPAPY from the exons ATGGCTTTTGAAATGAGAGTTGCGGTTGCAATTTCTTTGGCGCTTTTGGGCTTGCAAAGCGTTCTGGTTATGG GTGAAGGTGTGGAATGTGAGAAACTACCAGTAGAGATGTGTGCTTTCTCGGTCTCGTCCTCTGGAGCTCGCTGTGTGCTCGAGAAGAAATACACCTTCGTTGCCTCCACACACGAATCATCAGTAGAATACCAATGCCAG TCATCGGGCGTAATGGCGGAGAAGATAATGGAATGGATTGAGAGCGACGAGTGCCTGCAAAGCTGTGGGTTGCAGAGAATGAGCGTTGGCATGTCCACTGATGATCTTTCCAAAAATTCTCATTTCACCTCTAAATTGTGCTCAGACAAGTGCCAAAACAGCTGCCCCAACATTGTGAATCTGTACCTCAATCTGGCTGCAGGAGAAG GAATATATTTACCTCACCTGTGCGAAGCCCACAAAACACGAAGCAGGAGAATGATATTCGAGACTGTTGCACCTGGACCAACTGTGAAGACCTTTTCCCTTGCTGGACTTGCCCCTGCACCCTACTAG